One window of Podarcis raffonei isolate rPodRaf1 chromosome 15, rPodRaf1.pri, whole genome shotgun sequence genomic DNA carries:
- the EVI2A gene encoding protein EVI2A: MNMKLMGNSHMDLGFLWWAILLFHIQVRADTTTTLLMTTETPTVPTTQTPTHTSGALTTLPLGETSTYTTQISPFESTSTTQPTTFSWTSTSQSSSETSTAPQMPSTLAPEVPPSPYTVTGPDQELATPSQDQMKAELCEENSKRLILICLIIIGVLIFICVCLLVATVAMANKLSYMKKRQPSKRPLRSNGDFLTTNSLWPAGLETLQRMTNEAAAAELMSQRTGSERTKAGQGKTGEEASKKLASELSDRQKLKEVSAKPPSSTTTII; the protein is encoded by the coding sequence ATGAACATGAAACTGATGGGCAACTCTCACATGGATTTGGGTTTCCTTTGGTGGGCCATCTTGCTATTTCACATACAAGTAAGAGCGGACACTACCACAACTCTTTTGATGACAACAGAAACTCCCACCGTCCCTACAACTCAAACCCCAACACACACCAGTGGGGCTCTTACAACATTGCCTTTGGGGGAGACGTCTACTTATACAACACAGATAAGCCCCTTTGAATCGACATCCACAACGCAGCCAACTACCTTTAGTTGGACATCCACCTCTCAATCCTCATCAGAGACTTCAACTGCCCCGCAAATGCCCTCGACTCTTGCACCAGAAGTGCCCCCATCTCCCTACACCGTTACTGGTCCAGATCAAGAACTTGCAACTCCTAGTCAGGATCAAATGAAAGCTGAACTCTGCGAAGAGAACAGCAAAAGGCTAATACTGATTTGCCTCATCATCATTGGGGTGCTTATCTTCATTTGTGTATGTCTACTTGTGGCCACTGTTGCAATGGCAAACAAACTCTCCTATATGAAGAAAAGGCAGCCGAGCAAGCGCCCCCTCAGGAGCAACGGCGATTTCCTCACCACAAACAGCTTGTGGCCAGCTGGATTAGAAACGTTGCAGAGGATGACCAACGAGGCGGCAGCAGCGGAGCTGATGTCACAAAGAACGGGGTCGGAGAGAACAAAAGCGGGACAAGGGAAAACTGGAGAAGAAGCTAGCAAGAAGCTAGCGAGTGAACTGTCAGACAGGCAGAAGCTCAAGGAGGTGTCGGCAAAGCCACCCAGCAGCACCACAACCATCATTTAG
- the EVI2B gene encoding protein EVI2B, with amino-acid sequence MDSRAIVLVFFYGQLWWSVSTTLPITTTAVVGTGGKNPIHSYETSEPGDPVKFNQQTPTTQPQVPAAEDPKPHDGGHFIAAVVIGVILAVMIVIIVGIFLWRRWRRSATPVPHWAGRSPFADGEVPDTTADKEPIQDTRRTSVLSFLPWKFNKDTQLLENAQGQLSESSQGPDVPPICGAEESGMQSSSTATASSASMQTAISEEPCSLIDVPLQSDSPEPLDLPPPPNWLDGANEDLCPKQTESLSLEPIAEIQGSGSLVLSHQIPSEELLLPPPPEDLLSN; translated from the coding sequence ATGGACTCCAGAGCCATTGTGCTTGTTTTCTTCTACGGGCAGCTGTGGTGGAGCGTATCAACTACACTTCCAATCACTACCACTGCAGTAGTTGGCACTGGTGGAAAAAACCCCATACATTCATACGAAACAAGCGAACCTGGAGACCCTGTGAAATTCAACCAGCAAACACCCACCACACAGCCCCAGGTTCCTGCAGCAGAAGATCCCAAACCTCACGATGGTGGACACTTTATAGCAGCGGTAGTAATTGGGGTCATCCTGGCTGTCATGATCGTAATTATTGTTGGCATCTTCCTATGGAGGCGATGGAGAAGGTCTGCTACACCTGTCCCGCACTGGGCAGGCCGTTCCCCATTTGCGGATGGAGAAGTACCAGATACGACTGCGGATAAAGAACCTATTCAAGACACGAGGCGGACTTCAGTTCTCTCCTTCTTGCCTTGGAAATTCAACAAGGATACGCAGCTATTGGAAAATGCGCAGGGACAGTTGTCTGAATCAAGCCAAGGCCCGGATGTTCCCCCTATATGTGGGGCTGAAGAGAGTGGCATGCAGTCAAGCTCCACAGCAACAGCTTCTTCTGCAAGCATGCAAACTGCCATTTCTGAAGAACCATGCAGCTTGATAGATGTTCCACTCCAGTCTGATAGTCCAGAGCCACTTGATTTGCCTCCACCGCCAAACTGGCTTGATGGAGCTAATGAGGATCTCTGTCCAAAGCAGACAGAGTCCCTCTCACTTGAACCAATTGCAGAGATCCAGGGTTCTGGATCCCTAGTTCTCTCGCATCAAATTCCAAGCGAAGAACTACTACTACCACCTCCTCCAGAAGACTTGTTATCTAACTGA